One genomic region from Oceaniferula flava encodes:
- a CDS encoding substrate-binding domain-containing protein — MPFNPTRRHFLRSAIGAAGGCMSGLPLMGLGQDAAQKLAGVSVEDLPRLKGKLTLYLGRGEGGLYERVIDAVKKRNPDLRLSIRRGPTAALANTIVAEAKMGLVRADVFWAVDSGAIGLVAGTGKARKLPDTITSQVDERFRYDNWVPISGRIRTIPFHTGKLKAADVPKTLSEIADSDLTIGWAPAYGAFQSFVSAMRILRGDEATKKWLIATKKRAKSYAGELGAVMGVARGEVDIAFANHYYTLRLKAGDPDAKVDLAFTNNDAGCLLNASGAMTLRGGELAQNFVRYLLSREAQSFLASEAYEIPMLPSVTMPKGLPDLADIHPPKVDLAQLADLAPTLRLMRSTGVL, encoded by the coding sequence ATGCCTTTTAATCCCACACGCCGCCATTTCCTACGTTCCGCCATCGGTGCCGCCGGTGGCTGCATGTCCGGGCTGCCGCTGATGGGGCTGGGCCAGGATGCCGCGCAAAAGCTTGCCGGCGTTTCCGTGGAAGATCTTCCGCGCCTGAAGGGGAAGCTGACGCTCTACCTCGGACGTGGCGAAGGCGGACTGTATGAGCGCGTCATCGATGCGGTGAAAAAGCGCAATCCGGATCTCCGACTCAGCATCCGCCGCGGACCCACCGCGGCACTGGCGAACACCATCGTCGCCGAGGCGAAAATGGGCCTGGTCCGCGCCGACGTCTTCTGGGCGGTCGATTCCGGAGCCATCGGACTGGTCGCCGGCACCGGCAAGGCGCGCAAGCTGCCCGATACGATTACCAGCCAAGTCGACGAACGCTTCCGCTACGATAACTGGGTGCCGATTTCGGGTCGCATCCGCACCATCCCCTTCCACACCGGTAAACTCAAAGCTGCCGATGTGCCGAAGACACTTTCGGAAATTGCCGACAGCGATCTCACCATCGGCTGGGCCCCGGCTTACGGAGCTTTTCAATCGTTTGTCTCCGCCATGCGGATCCTGCGCGGTGACGAGGCCACCAAGAAATGGCTGATCGCCACCAAGAAACGTGCCAAATCCTACGCCGGCGAACTCGGTGCCGTCATGGGCGTGGCTCGTGGCGAAGTGGACATCGCCTTTGCCAATCACTACTACACCCTGCGACTGAAAGCAGGCGATCCGGACGCCAAGGTGGACCTCGCATTCACCAACAACGATGCCGGCTGTCTGCTCAATGCCTCCGGCGCCATGACCCTGCGCGGCGGCGAGCTGGCGCAGAATTTCGTCCGCTACCTCCTCAGTCGCGAAGCGCAATCATTCCTCGCCTCGGAAGCCTATGAAATCCCGATGCTGCCGAGCGTCACCATGCCGAAAGGCCTGCCCGACCTCGCTGACATCCATCCGCCGAAGGTCGACCTCGCCCAGCTGGCGGATCTCGCCCCCACCTTGCGACTGATGCGCAGCACCGGGGTCTTGTAA